The Panicum hallii strain FIL2 chromosome 9, PHallii_v3.1, whole genome shotgun sequence genome has a window encoding:
- the LOC112876264 gene encoding protein NRT1/ PTR FAMILY 5.2-like isoform X4 → MLLLTLAVSVPALKPPPCDASAGATCPRASALQLGVYFGGLYTIALGHGGTKPNISTIGADQFDDFHPAERLRKLSFFNWWMFTVFTGILFSTTVLVYLQDSVSWSWGYGVPTLALAASVAIFLAGTPLYRHKLPQGSPITRMGRVVAASVWKCRVAVPGDLGELHEVEPEYYTSRKRFRVDATSSMRFLNKAAVKAEDAPGWALCTVTQVEETKQIAKLVPLLATMFVPCALMAQVGTLFVRQGVTLDRRLGRGASFQVPPASLGAFVTLTMLACVAVYDRALVPAARRRTKNPRGITLLQRIGAGLLLQVVTMAATAAVESRRLSFARSHAAAAGGGRPLPLTIFVLLPQFVLMGAADAFLVVGQIEFFYDQAPESMKSLGTAMSLTAYGVGSMLSSAVLALVERVTAGRGAPWVANDLNASRLDCYYAFLAVLAAANLAAFVVLSCRYSYRAESTEAIAVTARVHSEPAAPVAE, encoded by the coding sequence ATGCTGCTGCTGACGTTGGCGGTCTCCGTGCCGGCGCTGAAGCCGCCGCCCTGCGACGCCAGCGCCGGCGCCAcctgcccgcgcgcctccgctctGCAGCTGGGCGTCTACTTCGGCGGGCTGTACACCATCGCGCTGGGCCACGGCGGCACGAAGCCCAACATCTCCACCATCGGCGCCGACCAGTTCGACGACTTCCACCCGGCGGAGCGCCTGCGGAAGCTCTCCTTCTTCAACTGGTGGATGTTCACCGTCTTCACGGGCATCCTCTTCTCCACCACCGTGCTCGTCTACCTCCAGGACAGCGTCAGCTGGTCGTGGGGCTACGGCGTGCCCACGCTCGCGCTTGCGGCCTCCGTCGCCATCTTCCTCGCCGGCACGCCGCTGTACCGCCACAAGCTGCCGCAGGGCAGCCCGATCACGAGGATGGGCAGGGTGGTCGCCGCGTCCGTGTGGAAATGCCGCGTCGCGGTGCCCGGGGACCTCGGCGAGCTGCACGAGGTGGAGCCCGAGTACTACACCAGCCGGAAGAGGTTCCGCGTGGACGCGACGAGCTCCATGAGGTTCCTGAACAAGGCGGCGGTCAAGGCGGAGGACGCCCCCGGGTGGGCGCTGTGCACGGTGACGCAGGTGGAGGAGACGAAGCAGATCGCGAAGCTGGTGCCGCTGCTGGCCACCATGTTCGTGCCGTGCGCGCTGATGGCGCAGGTGGGCACGCTCTTCGTCCGGCAGGGCGTGACGCTGgaccgccgcctcgggcgcggCGCGTCGTTCCAGGTGCCCCCCGCCAGCCTCGGCGCGTTCGTGACGCTGACCATGCTCGCCTGCGTGGCGGTCTACGACCGCGCCCTCGTCCCCGCCGCCCGGCGGCGCACCAAGAACCCGCGCGGGATCACGCTCCTCCAGCGCATCGGCGCCGGGCTGCTCCTCCAGGTCGTGACGATGGCGGCCACGGCGGCGGTCGAGAGCCGTCGGCTGAGCTTCGCGAGGAGccacgcggcggccgcgggcggcgggcgcccgCTGCCGCTGACCATCTTCGTCCTGCTGCCGCAGTTCGTGCTGATGGGCGCCGCCGACGCGTTCCTGGTGGTGGGGCAGATCGAGTTCTTCTACGACCAGGCCCCCGAGAGCATGAAGAGCCTGGGCACGGCCATGTCCCTGACGGCGTACGGCGTGGGCAGCATGCTGAGCAGCGCCGTCCTCGCGCTCGTGGAGCGCGTCACGGCCGGCAGGGGCGCGCCCTGGGTGGCCAACGACCTCAACGCGTCGCGCCTCGACTGCTACTACGCGTTCCTCGCCGTGCTCGCCGCGGCGAACCTTGCCGCGTTCGTGGTGCTGAGCTGCAGATACTCGTACAGGGCGGAGTCCACGGAGGCGATCGCCGTCACGGCGAGAGTGCACTCTGAGCCGGCGGCGCCGGTGGCGGAGTGA